A window from Acidimicrobiia bacterium encodes these proteins:
- a CDS encoding NUDIX hydrolase N-terminal domain-containing protein — translation MTGTHDTSPGPRSSGGAFDAVSGADLLRWAEALSGIARTGLGFTESLYEKERFEEILRIAADIRVAALEEAEGDALFEDWLTTVGEGVAGYVTPKVAVAAVVGNDDGEILLTQRADFPVWLYPVGWADVGYSPAEIAVKEVREETGIEVEVKALIAVFDSLRLGFGRIPLYSLVFHCDAIGGELTAHPLETRDVGFFARDSLPQPLAGGEHWLDVAFDAIGGHSRATVFDPPRTPPWRGEPDDR, via the coding sequence ATGACCGGAACGCACGACACCTCGCCCGGTCCGCGGTCGTCGGGTGGCGCCTTCGATGCCGTCTCGGGTGCGGATCTGCTGCGGTGGGCCGAGGCGTTGTCGGGCATCGCCCGGACCGGTCTCGGCTTCACCGAGAGCCTCTACGAGAAGGAGCGCTTCGAGGAGATCCTCCGGATCGCCGCCGACATCCGAGTCGCCGCACTCGAGGAGGCGGAGGGCGACGCCCTCTTCGAGGACTGGCTCACGACCGTGGGGGAGGGTGTCGCGGGCTACGTCACGCCGAAGGTCGCCGTGGCCGCCGTGGTCGGGAACGACGACGGCGAGATCCTTCTCACCCAGCGTGCCGACTTCCCGGTCTGGCTCTACCCGGTCGGGTGGGCCGACGTCGGCTACTCGCCCGCCGAGATCGCCGTGAAGGAGGTACGCGAGGAGACCGGGATCGAGGTGGAGGTGAAGGCGCTCATCGCCGTGTTCGACAGTCTTCGTCTCGGGTTCGGTCGGATACCGCTCTACTCCCTCGTGTTCCACTGCGACGCCATCGGCGGAGAGCTCACCGCCCACCCGTTGGAGACCCGCGACGTCGGCTTCTTCGCCCGCGACTCGCTCCCGCAGCCCCTGGCGGGCGGTGAGCACTGGCTGGACGTCGCCTTCGACGCCATCGGAGGTCACAGCCGCGCGACGGTCTTCGACCCACCGCGCACACCGCCGTGGCGCGGCGAGCCCGACGATCGATGA
- a CDS encoding wax ester/triacylglycerol synthase family O-acyltransferase, whose product MGEYDRLEALDDSFLQLESLDTPMHVGALSVFDGESLIDDSGRFRLADARETVASRLHLVPRFRKRLMEVPLGLGRPIWVDDDRFDVAFHVRLTALPRPGTWEQLAALTTRVQSQLLDRSRPLWEIWFVEGLEDGRIGLIQKTHHAMVDGASGVDVATVLLDFDPEPVHLDPPEWAPEAAPSPVGLLVDSLREQITEPKELVERVGAVVRAPVRAVEQGLGLARSIGTMIGRDTVAPRTSLNKAVGRHRSFDVVRVPLADAKSVREALGGTVNDVVLAAVGAGLDRLLESRGETADHVRAMIPVSVRSDEENLQLGNRVSAMFVNLPTSTPGPAERLDAVREVTSDLKESHQAVGAEFLVGLTRYAVPTLLNLAARAVQHQPFFNLVVTNVPGPQQPLYMLGARMLEAFPIVPLAKNLTIGIAILSYDGALDIGVWADSDAAPDVEVLSAGIEDGFAELRKVADERSPHPA is encoded by the coding sequence GTGGGTGAGTACGACAGGCTGGAGGCGCTCGACGACAGCTTCCTTCAGCTCGAGAGCCTCGACACGCCGATGCACGTCGGTGCGCTGTCGGTGTTCGACGGTGAGTCGCTGATCGACGACTCCGGTCGTTTCCGCCTGGCCGACGCCCGCGAAACGGTCGCGTCCCGGCTGCATCTCGTCCCACGGTTCCGCAAGCGCCTCATGGAGGTCCCCCTCGGGCTCGGGCGCCCGATCTGGGTCGATGACGACCGGTTCGACGTGGCGTTCCACGTCCGCCTCACGGCGCTTCCCCGACCCGGCACGTGGGAACAGCTCGCGGCGTTGACGACGCGGGTGCAGAGCCAGCTCCTCGACAGGTCGCGTCCGCTCTGGGAGATCTGGTTCGTCGAAGGCCTCGAGGACGGCCGGATCGGGCTGATCCAGAAGACACACCACGCCATGGTCGACGGCGCGTCGGGTGTCGACGTCGCCACGGTGCTACTCGACTTCGATCCCGAGCCCGTACATCTCGACCCGCCCGAGTGGGCACCGGAAGCGGCGCCGTCCCCGGTGGGCCTTCTCGTCGACTCGCTGCGCGAGCAGATCACCGAGCCCAAAGAGCTCGTCGAAAGGGTCGGTGCGGTCGTGCGTGCCCCGGTCCGCGCGGTGGAGCAGGGTCTCGGCCTCGCCAGGTCGATCGGCACGATGATCGGTCGCGATACCGTTGCGCCCCGTACGTCGCTGAACAAAGCGGTCGGGCGCCACCGCTCGTTCGACGTCGTTCGTGTACCCCTGGCCGACGCCAAGTCCGTTCGCGAGGCCCTGGGAGGGACGGTCAACGACGTGGTCCTGGCCGCGGTCGGCGCCGGGCTCGACAGGCTGCTCGAGAGCCGCGGCGAGACCGCCGACCACGTCCGGGCGATGATCCCCGTGTCGGTTCGCTCCGACGAGGAGAACCTGCAACTCGGCAACCGCGTCTCCGCGATGTTCGTGAACCTACCCACATCCACGCCGGGCCCGGCGGAGCGGCTCGACGCCGTCCGCGAGGTGACGAGCGACCTCAAGGAGAGCCACCAGGCGGTGGGCGCCGAGTTCCTCGTGGGCCTCACCCGCTACGCCGTTCCCACGCTCCTGAACCTCGCGGCCCGGGCGGTGCAGCACCAGCCGTTCTTCAACCTCGTCGTCACGAACGTCCCCGGTCCGCAGCAACCGCTCTACATGCTGGGCGCGCGGATGCTCGAGGCGTTCCCGATCGTCCCGCTCGCGAAGAATCTCACGATCGGGATCGCCATCCTCTCCTACGACGGAGCTCTCGACATCGGTGTGTGGGCCGACAGCGACGCGGCACCCGACGTCGAGGTCCTGAGTGCCGGTATCGAGGACGGCTTCGCCGAACTGCGCAAGGTCGCGGACGAGCGCTCCCCACACCCGGCATGA
- a CDS encoding ammonium transporter, with amino-acid sequence MDLDAGNTAWVLVSTALVVFMTPGLALFYGGMVRSKNTLGMLMQNVWCMGLVSILWALFCYSLAFGGSGGGVIGNFDFVGLKDMQGGMYDDIPLLAFMAFQMTFAIITPALVSGAVADRMRFGAWAWFVGLWVVLVYTPVAKWIFGGGWLAERGALDFAGGTVVHINAGAAALVAVIILGKRHGWPKEPMLPHSLPLTLIGTGILWFGWFGFNAGSALAADGVAAQALVNTHLAAAAAMLGWLLFERVRTGHATTLGAMSGAVAGLVAITPCAGFVGGVSPIIIGFLAGALCYFAVSIKFRFGYDDSLDVVGIHLVGGIVGSVLLGFFADAAVNPRGADGVFFGSGGWGLLGEQVLAVVVVMAFSAAVTAVILLAIRAVLPGGIRVSPDDESQGLDVTQHSENAYSFSERG; translated from the coding sequence ATGGACCTGGACGCGGGCAACACGGCCTGGGTACTCGTCTCCACAGCACTCGTCGTGTTCATGACACCCGGGCTCGCCCTGTTCTACGGCGGCATGGTCCGGTCGAAGAACACGCTGGGCATGCTCATGCAGAACGTCTGGTGCATGGGGCTCGTGAGCATTCTCTGGGCGCTGTTCTGCTACTCGCTCGCCTTCGGCGGGTCCGGTGGGGGCGTCATCGGCAACTTCGACTTCGTGGGTCTCAAGGACATGCAGGGCGGGATGTACGACGACATCCCACTCCTCGCGTTCATGGCCTTCCAGATGACGTTCGCGATCATCACGCCCGCTCTCGTCTCGGGAGCCGTGGCCGACAGGATGCGCTTCGGTGCCTGGGCGTGGTTCGTGGGCCTCTGGGTCGTCCTCGTCTACACCCCCGTGGCCAAGTGGATCTTCGGCGGCGGATGGCTCGCCGAGCGGGGTGCTCTCGACTTCGCCGGTGGCACCGTCGTGCACATCAACGCCGGAGCCGCGGCACTCGTGGCCGTCATCATCCTCGGGAAGCGTCACGGATGGCCCAAGGAGCCGATGCTTCCCCACTCGCTGCCACTCACCCTCATCGGCACCGGGATCCTGTGGTTCGGCTGGTTCGGCTTCAACGCCGGGTCCGCTCTTGCGGCCGACGGTGTCGCCGCCCAGGCACTCGTCAACACCCATCTCGCCGCCGCCGCCGCCATGCTCGGCTGGCTGCTCTTCGAGCGGGTCCGCACCGGCCACGCCACGACCCTGGGCGCCATGTCGGGCGCCGTCGCCGGACTCGTCGCCATCACCCCGTGCGCCGGGTTCGTCGGCGGGGTCTCCCCGATCATCATCGGGTTCCTGGCCGGGGCGCTGTGCTACTTCGCTGTGAGCATCAAGTTCAGGTTCGGCTACGACGACTCGCTCGACGTCGTGGGGATCCACCTCGTCGGCGGGATCGTGGGATCGGTGCTGCTCGGTTTCTTCGCCGACGCGGCCGTGAACCCCAGGGGTGCCGACGGTGTGTTCTTCGGGAGCGGGGGCTGGGGCCTCCTCGGCGAACAGGTCCTCGCCGTGGTGGTGGTGATGGCCTTCTCGGCCGCTGTGACCGCCGTGATCCTCCTGGCGATCCGTGCTGTCCTGCCCGGAGGGATCCGCGTGAGTCCCGACGACGAGTCGCAGGGTCTCGACGTGACCCAGCACTCCGAGAACGCCTATTCGTTCAGCGAGCGTGGGTGA
- a CDS encoding P-II family nitrogen regulator: MKLVVGIVKPHKLDDVKEGLKELGVHGMTVSEVQGFGRQRGHTEVYRGAEYTIDFVPKVRVEVLVDDADAASVTRALVESARTGKIGDGKVWSVPVDGVVRIRTGEEGSDAV; the protein is encoded by the coding sequence GTGAAACTCGTGGTCGGAATCGTGAAGCCGCACAAGCTCGACGACGTCAAGGAGGGCCTCAAGGAGCTCGGCGTGCACGGCATGACCGTCTCGGAGGTCCAGGGTTTCGGTCGTCAGCGTGGCCACACCGAGGTCTACCGGGGCGCCGAGTACACGATCGACTTCGTGCCGAAGGTGCGTGTGGAGGTCCTCGTCGACGACGCCGACGCCGCGTCGGTCACCCGGGCGCTCGTGGAGTCCGCCCGAACGGGCAAGATCGGGGACGGGAAGGTCTGGTCGGTGCCCGTCGACGGCGTCGTCCGGATCCGGACAGGCGAAGAGGGCTCCGACGCAGTCTGA